Within the Bacillota bacterium genome, the region TGTTTCTTCCATTTGATTTTTCTACTGCTGGTAAATTCCTTAATCTTATCAAGCAACGATTGCTCCTACGAAGCTGACGGGATACCTGAACCATAAAGATAGTGCTCATAACATATATTAGCAGATGCCTTAGCATGGATAAATATTTTAATTATCATGAAATAAGCAGTTCGAATCCCAGGAGGGTTTAAAATTCCGGTCATTAAAAAAATGGCTCGTCAGAGCCATAATTTAAGGGGTATAGAATTTGCTGGGGCGCTAGGATTCGAACCTAGGAATGCGGGTTCCAAAGACCCGTGCCTTACCGCTTGGCTACGCCCCAATTTTTATTTAAGATACAAAAAGAAAAGCCGTGTTAAAACCACACCCCTGCATGGGTTCACACCGGCCACACTTATATCAGCGCAATAGAAAATATATCACGATGTAGTCAAAAAGTCTACCGGCAAACCTATTTCGCATCCCCTCTTGCCTGCCGGGACGCTCTTTTTCGCTTGATTGTCTTAAGTAAGTGGCTACCCCTTAAGCCCAGGCCGGTAAATATAAGGATTAAATGGACGGGTAGAATTTGAGGTATTTCATAATTCATAAAATACCCCGCCGGCCATGCCAAACCGCCTGCTACTAAGCATGCTAAACCAACATGTTTCTTATAGGGCACCATAACTTATCCTCTTGTCCAAACATTTTGCGCCAGCGCTCAAACAGCATCAGCTTTTGCGAAGCAAAATAGCACCAGTTTTTGCACAGCACCGACAATTTAAGCATAGCACTGACTAAACAAACTATATAGCCTGTATAGACTATATAATTGCACAGTTGTAGGACTGCCGGTAGTTTTTTATCCTAACTTTTTAACAACAAACTTGAAACTGATGCATACCTATCCTACTACAAACAAAAGGCAAAAAGGCCGGTTAAATTAACCGGCCTTCGCTTATTATCTACTTATTATCTAAGTATTATCTAAGCTCACTTACTTATTTACCTTAGCGCTACCCATCGATTCAAGAGCCAATACCAGCTGAAGCGCTTTGGATGCAATAATAACCTGGTCATCGTCAGGCTCTTTTGTCGTTACGAATTTCTGCAGTAGCCTTCCACCAAATAGAACCAGCCTTGTCAGGATGGATTTAGGAAATCTCATCAGCTGACGGAATAGTTCGAGCGAGAGCGCCATAGACGACATTACATAAAGCCCGGAGTATATCGCGTTAATCTTCGCCTCAGGATATGGAATATAAAACGCCAAAGCAACCAGCAGTAAGAATACAAGATTCGTTCCGCACCTCTGGTGTACTCGCGAACAACTCTGGATGGCCGCAACGTCATTTAAGTCCTTGCCCTGCTCAAAGGCGTTCACAGCCTTATGTTCCGCACCATGATACGACCAAACTTTACCTGTTAATCCTTTGCTTAAAGCCCAAATAGCAGTCGCAAAAGTGAAAAGCTGAAATAATATATTAACCAGATATCCTTCACCAAACCAGGACCTTACCACTAAAGAAAGTGGCAATGTAATGGCGGCGTAAATTCCCATCCAAAACAAGAGTCGCCAGTTGTTGGCAAGTGGCTGTCTTGTATAAGTCTGAAAGCCAAACTTCACCATTTCGATAAACGATATTATCGAACGAATAAAAAATATATTCCAGCGCGGATGGTGATCGAGCCACGAACTTACAGAGCCAAACTCAGTTGACCCGTCTTCTCTGACTAGTGCCCAGTATTTTTTTGATCTCATTAAGACGCCGTCGCCGAAAGCTTGGCCGCCAACCTTAATTTCACTCAACATAATCACCTGTCGTCTCTAAAACACGCTGTCCACCAGTATAGCTCCATATTTTATCAACGGCAAGCTGCAATAGCTTGCCTAGTTGACATACGACTGCCACATGATTACTACTTGTCTACTATTTGTTACTACTTGGTTTATATCTGGCTTAAAGCCAAATTTTAGATTGCACTCTGCGAGCAACTATAAATGCTAATCTCAAAAATCAGACAATCGACTTTTGCCCCTCTTTTTCTAAGCAGGAATAAAACTGGGCATATATTAGTCCAGGTGATAAATATGGCAAGTAGAAAGCTACCGAGAAACAGACAAAATTCAACCGAAGCATTTGTGACATTTGATTTCAAACGCCATGAAAACACACTTATTGTAAAACTTTCTGGAGAAGCAGATCTCTTTGGTAGCTCCAAGCTTAGGCAGGCTTTAGTTAAAAAATTAGACGGAGTAAACAAAATCGTTTTTGATTTAAGCGACCTCGATTTTGCCGATAGCTACTTTCTGAGACTATTAATAAGGCTGAGAAAACGCCTCGGTGGCGTGTCTTCTGTCAAAGTCGAAAATGCTAAACCAAACGTTAAAAGAATTTTCGAAATTACCGGTTTAGATAAAGTTTTTATGTGAAGATTCCTTGATTCGACTGGGATGTTAAATAAGCTGCTTTAATATTTTAAGTTTACTTAAAATATTTTGTTATTGATTACTAGCCAACCGTTTGGGATATGCTTTTTTCAACCGGTTTTCAAATAGTTTAAAAAACCCTTGTCTGTTAGGTTTAGACGAGCGTATTTCGGGAAAAAACACGAACAAAGCCAACCTCTATTGATAGTTTAAAGTACACAACGTCGATTTCTAGAAAGGATTGATCCAGATGAAAGGCTCTATAGTTCGCGGTATCTCGTTTAGTAACCTTAATGGAAAAACCCTGGATGAGATCTTGTCAGGACCGAAGCGTGTCGAATCGGCGGCGTTCTGTCAACGCTGTGGCTGCAAACTATCTCAATACAGAGACCCGGACGATACATTCTGCTGCAGTTGTAAAAGAGCGCTAAACCCGATGTTTAAATCAGCGTAAGTTACAGACACAGTAAGGTAAAACAAGCGATTTAGTAAAAGTAAGAATTGTAAACCAATGATTCGCCTACGGTTTACAATAAGTTGATTCCTTAATTCTAGAGTCAAAAATAAATCGCAAATCATTTAGAGTGAGGGTAGTCCTGCAACTCTGTCAGGTGGGGAGTGGTTCTTTAGATTTGCTCTACCTTACCTTCGACCAAGAAGTTGACGCGCTCTGCAATGGTGACACAGTGGTCAGCAATGCGCTCCAGATACCTGCCGACAAACGCTGATTTGATAGCAGAGCGCAAATCATATTCTCCTCCACACTCAAAAAGCTGTTCGAAAAGCTTCATATACATGATATCAACTGTTTCATCACGCTCTTCTATTCGCTCTGCGATGTCGCTTTCCCAATTTATAAATCCTTTTAGCGTCTCAGCGATCATGGCCGAGACAGCGGTTCCCATCCCGATAAGGGTACCGGAAGCTGCAAGAGGCTCTCCATTATTCGCACCAGGGGAGTATTTCACTATGTTAATCGCAAGGTCACCCATGCGCTCAAGATCGCTTATGACCCTTATGCTGCACGCAATTAACCTTAAATCTCTGGCTACTGGCTGCTGTGTTGCAAGCATCATAAAGCAATCTGTCTCTATCTCATCAAATATTTTATCAACCTTGTCGTCTCCCTGAACGACCTTCTCGACCAAGTCCGGGCTAGAATCACCAATCGCGACAACTGCATCTTTCACTGCTTCCTCTACTAAGCAGCCCATTTTAAAGACTGCATTATGAAGGTCGTTAAGCTCATCATGGAAGTTCCTTCTCATTGCCGGGGCACCCCTATTTAATACTAATTTTTAATGCAAAACCAACGCTATTAGCCAAAGCGTCCAGTTATATAATCTTCGGTCTTTTTGTTTGCAGGCCTGGTAAATATAGTAGCAGTATCGGAAAACTCCACCAACTTGCCGGGTGCACCTGTCTCTTCAACTAAAAAGAAAGCTGTGTAATCTGAAACGCGTGCCGCCTGCTGCATGTTATGTGTTACCATAACAATAGTATAATCGCTTTTTAAATTTTCGATAAGGTCTTCGATCTTTTGAGTTGATATTGGGTCGAGGGCAGAGCAGGGCTCATCCATGAGAAGGACCTCAGGTTTTATTGTGAGAGCACGAGCAATACACAACCGCTGCTGCTGGCCTCCCGATAGCTGAATCGCCGATTTGTTTAGCGTATTTTTAACCTCATCCCAGAGCGCAGCTTTTTTGAGGCTCTCTTCAACCAGGTGATCGAGTTCATCTTTGTCCTTTATGCCGTGAATTTTTGGTCCAAGCGCGAGATTTTCATATATGCTTTTTGGAAAAGGATTTGGCTTCTGGAATACCATACCTACCCGCTTACGAAGTAAAACTGGGTTGGTGCCGTTTTTATAGATATCCACGCCATCTAACAGCACCTCGCCCTCCACGCGTGTGGTAAATCCTATCTCGTTTGTCCTGTTAATAATCCGCAAAACAGTTGATTTGCCGCATCCTGACGGGCCAATAAATGCGGTTACACGATTTTTAGGCAATCTAAGCGAAATATCATCTATGGCTTTAAAAGAGCCATAATAAAACGAAACGTTTTTAAATTCGATCTTTATCTTTTCACCTGCTAGCTTATTCTCCATGCACCGGTTCTCCCTCGTTACATCTGCTAACTAATCAGCACCTAACAGATATTAACGGTTCAATAAATCCTATATAATCTAATATAATAGCCATGCCGACCGTTTATTGGTGAAAATATTGAAACATTCTTGTTAAATATTTGTTGCATGACCAACGCGGATAGAGGGGATTATTGAAAAGCTTATGGCGAAGATTCTCATAATCGAAGACGACCCATTAATCAGGGAAACATTAGAGTACAGCCTAAGAGGTGTGGGCTTTACTGTGTTAACCGCTGAAAACGGCAGCCAAGGGCTAAGTAAGGTAAAGGATGGTAAACCTGATCTTATCCTGCTAGACCTGTTGCTTCCTGAGGTGGACGGCTTTGAAGTCTGCAGGCGGATCAGGGAATACGACGAGGATGTGTCGATAATAATGATAACCGCCCTCGAAGACCAGCGGAGTAAGCTTAAAGGGTTTAGCGTCGGAGCTGATGACTACATTACAAAACCCTTTAGCGTTGAAGAGCTTGTCGCCCGCATAAATGCAAATTTAAAGCGCACTCTTAAAAAGGCTAATAAATCCCCCACTATTGAAATCGGCGACCTTAAGCTTGACCTATCTAAGCACACAGTTGAAGTCAATGGCCACGAGGTTCACCTGCGTCTCAAAGAGTTTCAGCTTCTGACTGTACTTGCTTCTGAGCCGGGAGTTTTGTTTACAAGGCAGGACCTTGCCGAGCGTGTGTGGGGCTATGAATTTTACACATCCAGCCGCACAATAGACGTCCATATAAGACGTATCCGCAACAAAATCGAGGAGCACTCGAAATTCTCCTACATCCAGACTGTACATGGTCTCGGCTACAAATTTCAAGCCGAGGAGAAAGCCTTATGCGAATAGGGAAAAAGCTCATCTTAAGCTACAGCATAATCGCCATGATTACCTTTCTGATTACTGCGGTTGTTCTAAGGTCATCTATTTCCTTTTTTTACACCGAGAGCCTTAACAACCAATTGGTAGCTAAGGCAAATTCTTTTAAAGTTGCAATTGACGAACTTGGGGAAAGCAACCTTAACAGCGACTCTACGCGAGCACTACTCTCCAAGCTTGCAAGAGTAACAGATACCCGCATTACTCTTGTCAACGCTCACGGAGAGGTGTTGGCTGATACGCAGGTAAAAAATCCGAGGTTGATGCCAAGCCATGCCGATAGACCCGAAATAAAAGAGGCGTTGTCGGGTAAAATCGGAAAATCCGAGCGATTCAGCAGCACATTAAAGCAGCGTTTGCTCTATGTTGCAATACCATATAAAAGCCACGGTAAGGTCCAGGGCGCCTTGCGCGTCGCTCTGCCAATGTCGCAAATTGAGAATGATTTAAACAGATTCAGCCTCATCATACTGGCAATTGCACTTGGGGTAATAATTCTGGTTGTTATCACTAGCTACATTCTATCTCGATCTTTTACAGTGCCGCTTAATCGTATGATGGCTATGGCGGAACGAATGGCAAATGATGACCTTGAACAAAGACTGCCAGTACAAGGCCATGATGAAATAAGCGAGTTATCGAAGTCCCTTAACAACCTAGCGGAAAAACTTAAAAGGCGAATCGATGAGTTGCGCTCAGAAAAAGCCAAAGTCGATTTAATTCTTGACAATATGGCTGAGGGCATCTTGCTTTTAAACAAGCATGGCGATGTTGTGCTAACCAACCACTCTATTGAGAGGATATTTAAAGTTAAGGCAGCCGATGTTATCGGCAAGCCGGTAATCCATTCTATAAGAAGCTTCGATTTGGATAATGCAATAACCGATTCTATGGAGCACGAGAGAGAGGTAGTCGATGAGCTAAGCCTGCAAGACCCATTCAGGCAGCTTCGAATCCGTATATATCCGATAAAAAACACTGACAATGAAAAACAAACTCTTGTCGTAGTCAGAGATATCACCAGACAAAAACAAACTGAAAGGCTGCGCAAGGACTTTCTTGCAAATGTATCGCATGAGTTAAAAACTCCGCTGACCGGCCTTAAGCTGCTATCCGATACGCTTCTTAGAAGCATCGACACAGACCCGGTATCTAGTAAGATATTTATAAAAAGGCTCGATAAGGAGCTAAGCGCTATGATAAACCTGGTGCGCGAGTTAATCGATTTGTCTAAAATCGAGTCTCCGCAGGACACAATCGAGAAGTCCCCTATTGACTTAGGTGAACTCGTAAATGATGTCGCCTCAAGTTTTATCCAGCTTGCAGCAAACAAAGAATTGTCGCTTAATATATCTATTCCCGAAAACTTGCCGACTATTGTCGGAGATAAAGAGCAATTGTCTACCTTGGTAAGAAATCTGGTTGACAACGCAATAAGGTATACGCCTTCCGGCGGAAGAATAGACGTAAAGCTTGAGCGAGACTTTGAGCATATCAACCTTATAGTTGCCGATAACGGAATCGGCATGGCCAAACGTGAAATTCCCCGGATTTTTGAGAGGTTCTACCGTATAGATAAAGCAAGAAGCCGTGAAACTGGCGGTACCGGCCTCGGCCTTTCCATCGCTAAACACATAGCCGAAAACCACAATGCGACCATTCATGTTGACAGCGCTCTTGGCGTTGGCAGCACATTTACGGTACGGTTTAAAATTGATACTTAACACCCTAATTTATGCTCTACCCTGGAGAAATAAAGCAAGGGTTAGAGTTAACATTTTTTTTACAAAACGGTTACATGTATTTCACCACGAAGATTCCAACCTGTCCTATCCTTAAACTAGGTGCTATCCGATGAGCGGGCCCAAATCGGCTGCGCCGGGCATTATGAAGTTCTGAAGGAGGTTTTATGAGATCTATTTCTCGCATATTAAAGAGCAAATCCACAATAATCTTGGTTGCCTTAGCCGCATTGACCCTTATTGCAGCCGGCTGTGGTGGCGCTAAAACGAAAACATCATCAACTGGCATCCAGGCCGGAACAGTTAAAGTAGACGGGTCAAGCACAGTTCTGCCTGTCAGTGAAGCGGTAGCTTCGGAGTTTATGAAAGCAAACCCTGGCATCAATGTAACGGTTGGATCTTCCGGTACAGGCGGTGGGTTTAAGAAGTTTATTGCCGGAGAAATCGATATCGCCGACGCCTCGCGACCAATTGAGGAGGCTGAGAAGGCTGCCGCCAAAAAAAACGGGATCCAATATATCGAGATTCCGGTCGCGTATGATGGAATAACCATTATTGTCAATAAAAAGAACGCCTGGGCAAAGTCAATCACAACCGAGGAGTTGAAGAAGATTTGGGCTCCAGACAGCAAGATCAACAACTGGAAACAGGTCAGAGCAGATTGGCCGGACCAGAAGTTAGTGCTCTACGGACCAAGTAGCGCACATGGAACCTTTGACTACTTCACCCAAGCAATTAACGGCAAAGAGAAGGCTATCCGAACCGATTACAATGTAAGCGAAGATTATAACGTCGTTGTTCAGGGAGTTCAAGGCGATAAGGGTGCCCTTGGTTTCTTAGGTTATGCTTACTACAAACAAAACGAGGACAATTTGCGCGCCCTGCCAATCGATGCCGGCAGTGGGCCGGTTAAGCCAACCGAAGAAACTATTAAAGGTGGTAACTATAATCCACTCTCGCGCCAGATATATATCTATGTAAACAGTAAATCTCTTGAGAAGCCGGTGGTTAAAGATTTCGTTAAGTTCTATCTTACTAAAGGGTCAGAGCTAATCCCAAGCGTGGGATATATCCCGCTGAACAAAGCGGATTATGATAAGAGCCTTAAGCAGATTGAATAAAAAAGCAAAAACATTTATCTAAACCAGTATAAAAGAAGCCATATCGCCGGGCGTCTGGTTTCCCGGCGATATGGCTAAACCAGTTTCCAGGAGATGATAGTTGTGCATACATTAAAAGAGGTAAATACATTGACTCCTGAAGTAATTCCGAAGGAAGAACCGGCTGAAATGGTTTTTGAGCAACCAAAAGCCAATTTCAAATGGCGTGACGTCAAGGAGAGAGTAATATATTCGCTCCTGCTAGGTGCCGTCCTTATCTCTGTATTAACAACTATCGGAATAATCCTATCGCTTTTTACGGAAACTTTCTCATTTTTTAAGGAAGTATCCCTGGCAGAGTTCCTGACCGATACGCGCTGGACACCGCTATTTATGGACAGGCACTTCGGCATACTGCCGCTGGTAGCAGGTACGGCCATTATCTTGCTTGGATCTAGCATCGTTGCGTTGCCGCTTGGATTAGCAAGCGCAATTTACCTGAGCATGTATGCAAATTCAAGGGTTAGAAAGGTAATAAAACCACTACTTGAAGTGCTAGCCGGTATACCGACTGTAGTTTACGGCTACTTTGCCTTAACCTTTGTAACACCATTCTTAAAGCAAATCATCCCCAACATCAATACATTTAACGCACTTAGCGCAAGTATTGTCGTAGGTATCATGATCATCCCGATGGTTTCATCGTTAAGTGAAGATGCGCTAATTAGCGTGCCGAGGTCTTTAAAAGAGGCCGGATTTGCACTCGGGGCAACCCGTTATGAGGTAGCAACAAAAATTGTACTGCCTGCCGGTCTCTCGGGTGTGATAGCCTCGTTTATCCTTGCGATCTCAAGAGCTATCGGCGAGACGATGATCGTAACGCTTGCCGCAGGCAACACGCCAAAGCTTACGGCCAACCCGTTTGAGAGTATTCAGACAATGACCGCGAGTATCGTGCAGATAAGTATGGGCGATACGCCCCAGGGAACAATCGAGTATAAAACAATTTTTGCTGTAGGTGCAATGCTGTTTATTATTACATTGCTGATTAACATATTAGGACAAATGATTACACGCCGTTTCCGGGAGGTATACGAATGAGCATAGATAGCACTGCATACCAAAAGCGGCTTAGAAGACGTGCAATGATTGATTTTTTATTCCATAAGATAGTCCTTATGGCATGCGTTATCGCAATAGCCGCGCTGGGAGTTCTACTCTTTGATATATTGCGCAAAGGAATTACCTGGGTAGACTGGCATTTCTTGACCAGCTTCCCATCCATGCTGCCTAAAGATGCGGGAATATTGTCCGCCCTGGCCGGCACCTTATGGGTTACTATCCTAACAGCAATCTTCGCTTTTCCAATTGGAGTTGCTACCGCCATTTTTCTTGAAGAGTACGCGCCTAAGAATCGACTGGTTCACATAATAGACATAAATATCGCCAATCTTGCCGGTGTACCATCTATTGTATATGGAATTCTGGGACTGGCGATATTTGTTAGAGCTATGACGCTTGGCCGCAGTATCTTAGCAGGCGCCCTTACTATGACGTTACTTGTTCTTCCGGTAATGATTATTGCCGCCCGTGAGGCAATTAAAAGTGTACCGAACTCCCTAAGGCTCGCCTTCATGGCCATGGGTGCGACGAAGTGGCAAACGATAAGACATGTTGTGATACCGGCTGCGCTCCCAAGCATCCTCACTGGATTAATCCTTATGGTGTCTCGCGCCATCGGTGAGACCGCACCCCTTATAATGATTGGAGCGCTGGCTTTTGTTGCATTTACTCCAAGCAGCCCGATGGATGGGTTTACAGTGCTTCCGATACAAATATTTAGCTGGGTATCCAGACCGCAGGAAGATTTCACCCATCTCGCTGCAGCAGCTATTATAGTTTTGTTAGTCGTTTTACTATCAATGAACGCCGTATCGGTATGGTTGAGAAATAAGTACGAGAAGAGCACAA harbors:
- a CDS encoding DUF1385 domain-containing protein, yielding MSEIKVGGQAFGDGVLMRSKKYWALVREDGSTEFGSVSSWLDHHPRWNIFFIRSIISFIEMVKFGFQTYTRQPLANNWRLLFWMGIYAAITLPLSLVVRSWFGEGYLVNILFQLFTFATAIWALSKGLTGKVWSYHGAEHKAVNAFEQGKDLNDVAAIQSCSRVHQRCGTNLVFLLLVALAFYIPYPEAKINAIYSGLYVMSSMALSLELFRQLMRFPKSILTRLVLFGGRLLQKFVTTKEPDDDQVIIASKALQLVLALESMGSAKVNK
- a CDS encoding STAS domain-containing protein, with product MASRKLPRNRQNSTEAFVTFDFKRHENTLIVKLSGEADLFGSSKLRQALVKKLDGVNKIVFDLSDLDFADSYFLRLLIRLRKRLGGVSSVKVENAKPNVKRIFEITGLDKVFM
- the phoU gene encoding phosphate signaling complex protein PhoU gives rise to the protein MRRNFHDELNDLHNAVFKMGCLVEEAVKDAVVAIGDSSPDLVEKVVQGDDKVDKIFDEIETDCFMMLATQQPVARDLRLIACSIRVISDLERMGDLAINIVKYSPGANNGEPLAASGTLIGMGTAVSAMIAETLKGFINWESDIAERIEERDETVDIMYMKLFEQLFECGGEYDLRSAIKSAFVGRYLERIADHCVTIAERVNFLVEGKVEQI
- the pstB gene encoding phosphate ABC transporter ATP-binding protein PstB, with protein sequence MENKLAGEKIKIEFKNVSFYYGSFKAIDDISLRLPKNRVTAFIGPSGCGKSTVLRIINRTNEIGFTTRVEGEVLLDGVDIYKNGTNPVLLRKRVGMVFQKPNPFPKSIYENLALGPKIHGIKDKDELDHLVEESLKKAALWDEVKNTLNKSAIQLSGGQQQRLCIARALTIKPEVLLMDEPCSALDPISTQKIEDLIENLKSDYTIVMVTHNMQQAARVSDYTAFFLVEETGAPGKLVEFSDTATIFTRPANKKTEDYITGRFG
- a CDS encoding response regulator transcription factor, yielding MAKILIIEDDPLIRETLEYSLRGVGFTVLTAENGSQGLSKVKDGKPDLILLDLLLPEVDGFEVCRRIREYDEDVSIIMITALEDQRSKLKGFSVGADDYITKPFSVEELVARINANLKRTLKKANKSPTIEIGDLKLDLSKHTVEVNGHEVHLRLKEFQLLTVLASEPGVLFTRQDLAERVWGYEFYTSSRTIDVHIRRIRNKIEEHSKFSYIQTVHGLGYKFQAEEKALCE
- a CDS encoding cell wall metabolism sensor histidine kinase WalK, coding for MRIGKKLILSYSIIAMITFLITAVVLRSSISFFYTESLNNQLVAKANSFKVAIDELGESNLNSDSTRALLSKLARVTDTRITLVNAHGEVLADTQVKNPRLMPSHADRPEIKEALSGKIGKSERFSSTLKQRLLYVAIPYKSHGKVQGALRVALPMSQIENDLNRFSLIILAIALGVIILVVITSYILSRSFTVPLNRMMAMAERMANDDLEQRLPVQGHDEISELSKSLNNLAEKLKRRIDELRSEKAKVDLILDNMAEGILLLNKHGDVVLTNHSIERIFKVKAADVIGKPVIHSIRSFDLDNAITDSMEHEREVVDELSLQDPFRQLRIRIYPIKNTDNEKQTLVVVRDITRQKQTERLRKDFLANVSHELKTPLTGLKLLSDTLLRSIDTDPVSSKIFIKRLDKELSAMINLVRELIDLSKIESPQDTIEKSPIDLGELVNDVASSFIQLAANKELSLNISIPENLPTIVGDKEQLSTLVRNLVDNAIRYTPSGGRIDVKLERDFEHINLIVADNGIGMAKREIPRIFERFYRIDKARSRETGGTGLGLSIAKHIAENHNATIHVDSALGVGSTFTVRFKIDT
- a CDS encoding PstS family phosphate ABC transporter substrate-binding protein; amino-acid sequence: MRSISRILKSKSTIILVALAALTLIAAGCGGAKTKTSSTGIQAGTVKVDGSSTVLPVSEAVASEFMKANPGINVTVGSSGTGGGFKKFIAGEIDIADASRPIEEAEKAAAKKNGIQYIEIPVAYDGITIIVNKKNAWAKSITTEELKKIWAPDSKINNWKQVRADWPDQKLVLYGPSSAHGTFDYFTQAINGKEKAIRTDYNVSEDYNVVVQGVQGDKGALGFLGYAYYKQNEDNLRALPIDAGSGPVKPTEETIKGGNYNPLSRQIYIYVNSKSLEKPVVKDFVKFYLTKGSELIPSVGYIPLNKADYDKSLKQIE
- the pstC gene encoding phosphate ABC transporter permease subunit PstC, with the protein product MVFEQPKANFKWRDVKERVIYSLLLGAVLISVLTTIGIILSLFTETFSFFKEVSLAEFLTDTRWTPLFMDRHFGILPLVAGTAIILLGSSIVALPLGLASAIYLSMYANSRVRKVIKPLLEVLAGIPTVVYGYFALTFVTPFLKQIIPNINTFNALSASIVVGIMIIPMVSSLSEDALISVPRSLKEAGFALGATRYEVATKIVLPAGLSGVIASFILAISRAIGETMIVTLAAGNTPKLTANPFESIQTMTASIVQISMGDTPQGTIEYKTIFAVGAMLFIITLLINILGQMITRRFREVYE
- the pstA gene encoding phosphate ABC transporter permease PstA; protein product: MSIDSTAYQKRLRRRAMIDFLFHKIVLMACVIAIAALGVLLFDILRKGITWVDWHFLTSFPSMLPKDAGILSALAGTLWVTILTAIFAFPIGVATAIFLEEYAPKNRLVHIIDINIANLAGVPSIVYGILGLAIFVRAMTLGRSILAGALTMTLLVLPVMIIAAREAIKSVPNSLRLAFMAMGATKWQTIRHVVIPAALPSILTGLILMVSRAIGETAPLIMIGALAFVAFTPSSPMDGFTVLPIQIFSWVSRPQEDFTHLAAAAIIVLLVVLLSMNAVSVWLRNKYEKSTRF